One Rhodococcus sp. P1Y DNA window includes the following coding sequences:
- a CDS encoding GGDEF domain-containing protein, with amino-acid sequence MRSFPLVLHPSSVHGTAGLRTRLLRYFLLATTGLYAVGVILTLLPHGDRVTSDVAGGVVAICVGTAGIVVLWVCPGTEVALRVGLAAAMVATPAVMAFHRLAAAQSQCLIAAMFLAMYIRAFHRDRLGRVLVGVLVMAVLSAVWVSPASMYPISYLIFGVAVIAAGEAFGVVTKALIVASCTDPLTGVFNRAGWEMATAEATRSRTAGLSVAVVIVDVDDFKAVNDSAGHRAGDELLIDLARSWTQAAPPNAVIARLGGDEFAALLTGPGRGVVDEFVRVTSESLPYASVGTAESTDPDEPVSDILARADESLYGVKRARRQRR; translated from the coding sequence ATGCGCTCGTTCCCTCTTGTTCTGCATCCGAGTTCGGTGCATGGGACGGCGGGCCTTCGGACGCGGCTGTTGAGGTACTTTTTGCTGGCCACGACCGGTCTGTATGCAGTCGGGGTGATCCTCACGCTGCTGCCTCACGGTGACCGAGTGACGTCCGACGTCGCCGGTGGTGTCGTGGCGATCTGTGTGGGAACGGCCGGCATCGTGGTGCTGTGGGTCTGCCCCGGTACTGAGGTGGCGCTTCGGGTTGGATTGGCCGCAGCGATGGTCGCGACGCCGGCGGTGATGGCGTTCCACCGACTCGCGGCGGCGCAGAGCCAGTGCTTGATCGCGGCGATGTTTCTGGCGATGTACATCCGGGCGTTCCATCGAGACCGGCTCGGCAGAGTGTTGGTCGGGGTGCTCGTGATGGCTGTGCTGTCAGCGGTATGGGTGTCGCCTGCTTCGATGTATCCGATTTCGTACCTGATCTTCGGTGTCGCGGTGATTGCCGCGGGCGAGGCGTTCGGTGTGGTGACCAAGGCCCTTATCGTCGCGTCGTGCACCGACCCGCTCACCGGAGTATTCAACCGGGCGGGGTGGGAGATGGCCACGGCGGAGGCGACGCGCAGCAGAACAGCGGGACTGTCGGTTGCGGTGGTGATCGTCGACGTCGACGATTTCAAAGCCGTCAATGATTCGGCCGGACATCGGGCGGGTGACGAGTTGTTGATCGATCTGGCGCGATCCTGGACACAAGCAGCTCCTCCTAATGCAGTGATCGCTCGCCTGGGTGGCGACGAGTTCGCGGCACTCTTGACCGGGCCCGGCCGAGGTGTGGTCGACGAATTCGTCCGGGTCACATCCGAGTCGTTGCCCTACGCAAGTGTCGGAACTGCGGAGTCCACGGATCCGGATGAGCCGGTGTCGGACATCCTCGCCCGCGCCGATGAAAGTTTGTACGGCGTCAAACGTGCTCGCCGACAGCGCCGTTGA
- a CDS encoding LysR family transcriptional regulator — protein sequence MEIRQVKYAVAVADAGSFARAATDLVMAQSTVSQQVARLERELGAQLFDRSRRNIRLTAAGRLFLPAGRALLDAEQEVRESVVATRRAVRMTFPTGFRTHAASLREVWDDMMAGQPTEGAALTQIDSGGDDPADLVADGTIDAAIVHGTVDRAGVTSHRLADDPLVILVAGASGAQLSGLASLADRPLLLHVSARGSALAEVLVRESRRAGHDPRIDYFTHHAGPFAALAEQDRGWSALYARQASVFDLTTLGVAVVETEAAIGVPTTLLTRPEDDRLASLLLAALDGTIQPGFPVQKDLSR from the coding sequence GTGGAGATCCGACAGGTGAAGTACGCGGTGGCAGTGGCGGATGCCGGTTCGTTCGCCCGAGCTGCCACTGATCTGGTGATGGCCCAGTCGACGGTGAGTCAGCAGGTCGCGCGCCTCGAGCGTGAGCTGGGGGCACAGCTGTTCGATCGGAGCAGGCGCAACATCCGGTTGACCGCAGCGGGCAGGCTGTTCCTGCCGGCCGGCCGCGCGCTGCTCGATGCGGAGCAGGAGGTCCGTGAATCGGTGGTGGCGACTCGGCGCGCCGTGCGCATGACATTTCCAACGGGATTCCGCACTCACGCCGCGTCGCTGCGCGAGGTGTGGGACGACATGATGGCCGGTCAACCGACGGAAGGCGCAGCGCTCACCCAGATCGACTCGGGCGGGGACGACCCGGCCGACCTGGTGGCGGACGGAACCATCGATGCTGCGATCGTTCACGGCACTGTCGATCGAGCAGGCGTGACGTCACATCGCCTCGCCGATGACCCCTTGGTGATCCTCGTGGCGGGTGCGAGCGGCGCGCAACTATCGGGTCTCGCAAGCCTCGCGGATCGGCCTCTGCTGCTGCATGTCTCGGCCCGTGGCAGCGCATTGGCCGAGGTCCTGGTCCGGGAATCGCGTCGCGCCGGGCACGACCCGCGCATCGACTATTTCACCCACCACGCCGGACCGTTCGCCGCGCTGGCGGAGCAAGATCGCGGCTGGTCGGCGCTCTACGCGCGCCAAGCCTCGGTGTTCGATCTAACGACCTTGGGCGTCGCCGTCGTCGAGACAGAGGCTGCCATCGGCGTTCCGACGACCTTGCTGACCCGGCCAGAGGACGACCGTCTGGCGAGCCTGTTGCTCGCAGCCTTGGACGGGACCATTCAACCAGGCTTCCCCGTACAAAAGGACCTCTCTCGCTGA
- a CDS encoding YciI family protein, producing the protein MFIIELTYIRPLAEVEALIPAHVDWLDEQYAAGAFVLSGRREPRTGGMIIAADLDRTDLERRMERDPFQLNGIAEYRIEEFLPSKASPELSQLVRKA; encoded by the coding sequence ATGTTCATCATCGAGCTGACCTATATCCGTCCCCTGGCCGAGGTGGAAGCGCTTATTCCTGCGCACGTCGACTGGCTCGACGAGCAGTACGCCGCGGGGGCCTTCGTGCTGTCCGGCCGCCGGGAGCCACGCACAGGCGGGATGATCATCGCCGCCGATCTGGACCGCACCGATTTGGAACGACGTATGGAGCGAGACCCCTTCCAGCTCAACGGGATCGCCGAGTACAGGATCGAAGAATTCCTCCCCTCGAAGGCATCCCCCGAACTGAGTCAACTCGTGCGCAAGGCGTGA
- a CDS encoding TetR/AcrR family transcriptional regulator, translated as MKQVQCVFRSLLGADPTAQRSLDDPAAARIVDEAIEAIAVLGWRRMTMSDVAKRGRIGRATLYRYFASKDELRDAIFLREVNRFMDASTAARTSPASVEDALTSSLAITLEFVRDNRMLNRLRETDREMLLEALFDDDLIVMGREFSAQLWKTQLHGEASVDESVMTHLRTVSEITTRLTLSLIANPQTVVDFTAPDASRAYVQRYLLPLFRPPTDLDQA; from the coding sequence GTGAAGCAGGTGCAGTGCGTATTTCGGTCGCTACTGGGTGCTGATCCGACTGCTCAGCGTTCGTTGGACGATCCGGCTGCCGCGCGAATCGTCGACGAGGCGATCGAGGCGATCGCGGTTCTCGGTTGGCGTCGTATGACGATGAGCGATGTGGCCAAACGCGGCCGGATAGGACGCGCGACGCTGTACCGCTACTTCGCCTCCAAAGATGAACTACGCGATGCCATCTTCCTGCGGGAGGTCAACCGCTTCATGGACGCGTCCACAGCAGCGAGGACCAGCCCAGCGTCCGTGGAGGATGCGCTGACCTCGTCGCTGGCGATTACGCTCGAATTCGTCCGCGACAACCGCATGCTGAACAGGCTCCGCGAAACCGACCGAGAAATGCTCTTGGAGGCCTTGTTCGACGACGACCTGATCGTTATGGGACGTGAATTCTCCGCTCAGCTGTGGAAGACCCAGCTTCACGGCGAGGCCTCGGTGGACGAATCTGTCATGACGCACCTTCGGACAGTCAGTGAGATCACCACCCGGCTGACGTTGTCGTTGATCGCCAACCCACAAACCGTCGTCGACTTCACCGCACCCGACGCGTCCCGTGCCTACGTTCAGCGGTATCTGCTGCCTCTATTCCGCCCGCCTACGGATCTCGACCAGGCATAG
- a CDS encoding MerR family transcriptional regulator — MTIEACPEAVPPTAPLGIADVAEMSGLTPETLRWWEREGLVPPVTRGSDRRRRYSEREAAFVVMLAKLRSTGMPTEDMREFSRLVAGGAATHGRRLAILELHRQRIRARQAVLTAGLAALDEKAGHYRKLIEAGLDCDGAPVSPEVAFLQAHPTTNGSAS; from the coding sequence ATGACCATCGAAGCTTGCCCCGAGGCCGTGCCTCCCACCGCACCCCTCGGGATCGCCGACGTCGCTGAGATGAGTGGCCTGACCCCCGAGACCCTCCGATGGTGGGAGCGCGAAGGACTCGTACCGCCCGTCACGAGAGGCAGTGATCGGCGACGGAGGTACAGCGAACGAGAGGCGGCATTCGTGGTCATGCTCGCAAAGCTCCGGAGCACAGGAATGCCCACCGAGGACATGCGCGAGTTCTCCCGCCTCGTGGCGGGGGGCGCCGCGACACACGGCAGGCGCCTCGCAATCCTCGAGCTCCACCGTCAACGGATCCGTGCTCGCCAGGCGGTGCTGACCGCGGGCCTGGCCGCTCTCGACGAGAAAGCAGGGCACTACCGGAAGCTGATCGAGGCCGGTCTCGATTGCGACGGTGCGCCCGTCTCTCCCGAAGTCGCTTTCCTCCAGGCTCACCCAACGACGAACGGATCCGCATCATGA
- a CDS encoding aldo/keto reductase gives MKQRTIPALDTTVGSIGLGCMGMSWAYGSPDDRDVDTSVAVISRALDAGVTLLDTSDAYGAGHNEQVVGRALSRRRSDAIVATKVGLIGEQTPQGPRLTRNAHPEHIRAAVDASLARLGVDTIDLYYLHRVDPEVPLAESWGALAELVTAGKVRALGLSEVTTAQAAEAHAIHPVAAIQSEFSLWTRDPQGLGTTSDGAETGDVIGWTAAHDAIFVPFSPLGRGFLTGTLDRSALDSRDYRTTLPRFADDAAAANDRIVDLVRAVAARHDNTASAVALAWVLAQGEHIVPIPGTTKVRNLDANIAAVELELTPVDLAELDAAPVAVGTRY, from the coding sequence ATGAAGCAACGCACGATCCCCGCTCTCGACACGACCGTCGGCTCGATCGGCCTGGGATGCATGGGCATGAGCTGGGCCTACGGCTCACCGGATGACCGCGACGTCGACACCTCTGTCGCCGTGATTTCCCGCGCGCTCGATGCCGGCGTGACCCTACTGGACACCAGCGACGCATACGGAGCCGGCCACAACGAGCAGGTTGTCGGACGTGCGCTGTCACGGCGCCGCTCGGACGCCATCGTGGCGACCAAGGTCGGGTTGATCGGAGAGCAGACACCGCAAGGACCACGCCTCACCCGCAACGCCCACCCTGAGCACATCCGCGCGGCCGTCGACGCGAGCCTCGCGCGGCTGGGCGTCGACACCATCGACCTGTACTACTTGCACCGGGTCGACCCCGAGGTTCCGCTGGCCGAGAGCTGGGGTGCCCTGGCCGAGCTGGTCACTGCCGGCAAGGTGCGCGCACTGGGGCTCAGCGAGGTCACCACTGCTCAGGCCGCCGAGGCACATGCCATCCACCCTGTCGCCGCAATACAGTCGGAGTTCTCCCTGTGGACCCGCGACCCACAAGGTCTGGGCACCACCTCCGACGGCGCCGAGACCGGCGACGTCATCGGCTGGACGGCCGCACACGACGCCATTTTCGTGCCGTTCTCTCCGCTGGGGCGAGGATTTCTCACCGGCACCCTCGACCGATCCGCCCTCGACTCCCGCGACTACCGCACGACTCTTCCACGATTCGCCGACGATGCGGCCGCGGCCAACGACCGCATCGTCGATCTCGTACGAGCGGTCGCTGCACGCCACGACAACACCGCATCAGCTGTGGCCCTCGCGTGGGTTCTGGCTCAGGGCGAGCACATCGTCCCGATCCCCGGCACCACCAAGGTGCGCAACCTCGACGCCAACATCGCCGCGGTTGAACTGGAACTCACTCCAGTTGACCTCGCCGAGCTCGACGCTGCACCCGTCGCCGTCGGAACCCGGTACTGA
- a CDS encoding tautomerase family protein, which yields MPLVRIDLTTDRLPPQRRAIADAIHTSLVEVLNIPIQDRFQIITAHEADHIIADDAGLGFDRSSDVVIVHIFTQTGRSTETKQHLFSMMSAALVAVGVGKEDLFISVSENSPSDWSFGFGAAQYITGELAIPSRAAN from the coding sequence ATGCCGCTCGTACGTATCGACCTGACCACCGACCGCCTACCCCCGCAGCGCCGTGCAATCGCAGACGCGATACACACTTCGTTGGTGGAGGTTCTGAACATCCCCATCCAGGACCGGTTCCAAATCATCACCGCCCACGAGGCTGACCACATCATCGCCGACGATGCCGGCCTCGGCTTCGATCGCTCCTCCGACGTGGTGATCGTGCACATCTTCACCCAGACCGGCCGATCCACAGAGACCAAGCAACACCTGTTCAGCATGATGTCGGCAGCGCTCGTCGCCGTCGGAGTCGGCAAGGAGGACCTCTTCATCTCGGTCTCGGAAAATTCACCGTCGGATTGGTCTTTCGGATTCGGTGCAGCCCAGTACATCACCGGTGAGCTTGCAATCCCGTCGCGCGCCGCGAACTGA
- a CDS encoding helix-turn-helix domain-containing protein, with the protein MSKRPLSSRSQRTARTLGEYLSTFRRLQGLTAVQVADRAGINRETLRRLEHGDASVGLDVFLEVCRVLGALDFVTEGMNPYETALGQALAEQNLSLPKRVRQ; encoded by the coding sequence ATGAGTAAGCGTCCACTGTCGAGCCGATCGCAACGTACGGCACGCACCCTCGGCGAGTATTTGTCGACCTTTCGACGTCTACAAGGACTCACGGCTGTTCAAGTGGCCGACCGGGCAGGCATCAACAGAGAGACACTTCGCCGCCTCGAACACGGCGACGCCAGCGTCGGCCTGGACGTCTTCCTCGAAGTGTGCCGAGTTCTCGGTGCACTCGACTTCGTCACAGAAGGCATGAACCCATACGAGACTGCACTGGGTCAGGCCCTCGCTGAGCAGAACCTTTCTCTACCCAAACGGGTACGACAGTGA
- a CDS encoding MMPL family transporter gives MGRTPFRAVTAVAARHSWWVVGIWLIAVAALNVVAPQLEQTATEKSAAIVPSDMPSTQALVRMADDFDTPASTAVGAVVLASDSGFGEQEQKYYSELIARLLADRDHVAFVLDMYGDPATRDFAVSPDGKAVTVTVGEQGDIGTADAHRSTEAIRSTIADVAAPEGLDVHFSGPAPTVVDEFTAVDSSMVLITAVSVLLITLMLVIAFRSVIAALIPLLTIGIALAASRAVVSALGWNAVLPVSTLTVTLMTALVLAAGTDYAIFQTAAFHDARRRGESPLRSVVAAGSNVGAVLTASALTVAAAAMSMIFAKNGMFTTSGPAIAIGLMVTLAVSVTFTPALIAILGRRGWIEPRVSRERQWRKRGTRILRHAGALTAVSVLALVALAAPALSLVPNGDDSAMIMGDADSTAGYETVYDHFPANEIVPEYLVVRADHDLRNTTDLAALDRAAAAVADLPNVAYVRSLTRPNGEPLPEAAIGYQTGLIGSRLGAAQGQIANAQPDLERLASGITQLRDGALDAQKQLPQLRDGTNQVVALSNSVVDLLPTAAALTTTTTADGRTLDQVLGQVQSLTGTLGTLVSAVQANQQAVNDFQTALTPFASADPSPQCAVNPGCSAGHALFHQLDAATSGALTAALSASEAVTALPPDTVGTIEEVLPTLRTGLGEIDSLVASLDGRTPESIRFDLGRLQDGMSSLATGMDQIASGLSQAKEGTDTTVELTGQLSDGLGEAANYLASMSQDTTTGPGSGFYLPASALQDQRFVTGAKLLMSPDGHVARMLVMQEGNPYSADNIAAVGDISQAARNSLQGSTLEDSEVGSTGLTSITADIIDQAERDFLLIAIVAAVAVFAILAGLLRSLVAPALLVATVLLSFASAAGISVLLWQHLIGIGLHWSVLPVSFMCLVAVGADYSMLFASRVRDASAGGTTSGILRTFGTTGSVITTAGVVFAVTMFALMSGSVVLLLQTGFTIGVGLLIDIAVVRTIIVPAALHLLGNRIWWPSARAAQNRHLRADPRHQ, from the coding sequence GTGGGTAGAACTCCTTTTCGTGCGGTCACCGCAGTCGCCGCTAGGCATTCCTGGTGGGTGGTCGGGATCTGGCTGATCGCGGTCGCCGCTCTCAATGTGGTTGCGCCGCAGCTCGAACAAACGGCGACCGAGAAGTCGGCAGCGATCGTTCCCTCGGATATGCCCTCGACCCAAGCCCTGGTTCGGATGGCGGACGACTTCGACACGCCCGCATCGACGGCTGTCGGTGCTGTTGTGCTTGCCAGCGACAGCGGGTTCGGTGAGCAGGAGCAGAAGTACTACTCCGAACTGATCGCCCGCCTGTTGGCGGACCGCGATCATGTGGCTTTCGTTCTCGATATGTACGGCGATCCCGCGACCCGGGACTTCGCGGTCAGTCCCGATGGCAAGGCCGTCACGGTCACGGTCGGTGAGCAGGGCGATATCGGTACCGCCGACGCGCACCGATCCACCGAGGCCATCCGTTCGACGATTGCAGATGTGGCGGCGCCCGAGGGGTTGGATGTTCACTTCTCGGGCCCGGCACCGACGGTGGTCGACGAGTTCACTGCGGTGGATAGTTCGATGGTCCTGATCACGGCGGTGTCGGTGCTGCTGATCACGTTGATGCTGGTCATCGCGTTCCGGTCGGTAATCGCCGCGCTGATTCCCCTCCTGACGATCGGCATCGCACTGGCAGCGTCGCGCGCGGTTGTATCCGCCTTGGGATGGAATGCGGTGCTCCCGGTCTCGACCCTGACAGTCACCTTGATGACAGCACTCGTCCTCGCAGCGGGGACGGACTACGCCATCTTCCAGACGGCGGCCTTTCACGACGCACGAAGGCGTGGTGAAAGTCCGCTGCGGTCGGTCGTCGCTGCCGGCTCGAACGTGGGAGCCGTTCTGACAGCATCGGCATTGACCGTCGCCGCCGCAGCGATGTCGATGATCTTCGCCAAAAACGGCATGTTCACCACCTCTGGCCCTGCGATCGCCATCGGGTTGATGGTCACCCTCGCCGTGTCTGTGACCTTCACCCCTGCGTTGATCGCGATCTTGGGACGCCGCGGATGGATCGAACCCCGAGTCTCTCGCGAACGGCAATGGCGCAAGCGCGGCACCCGCATCCTCCGCCACGCAGGTGCCCTCACCGCGGTGTCGGTGCTCGCGCTCGTTGCGTTGGCTGCCCCAGCGCTGAGCCTTGTTCCCAACGGTGACGACAGTGCCATGATCATGGGCGACGCCGACTCCACGGCAGGATACGAGACGGTCTACGACCACTTTCCGGCCAACGAAATAGTGCCCGAATACTTGGTCGTTCGCGCAGACCACGACCTGCGAAACACCACCGATCTCGCAGCATTGGACCGCGCCGCCGCCGCAGTTGCGGACCTACCGAACGTTGCGTACGTACGGTCGTTGACCCGACCGAACGGCGAACCGCTCCCGGAGGCGGCCATCGGATACCAAACCGGTCTGATCGGAAGCCGCCTGGGTGCGGCGCAGGGCCAAATCGCCAACGCCCAACCCGACCTCGAGCGATTGGCGTCCGGCATCACCCAATTGCGGGACGGCGCGCTCGATGCTCAGAAGCAACTACCACAACTGCGCGACGGGACCAACCAAGTTGTTGCACTGTCTAATTCGGTTGTCGACCTGTTGCCTACTGCCGCCGCCCTGACCACCACGACCACCGCCGACGGCCGGACCCTCGATCAAGTACTCGGCCAAGTCCAGTCGCTGACCGGCACGCTCGGAACCCTCGTCTCTGCCGTCCAGGCGAACCAACAGGCGGTGAACGATTTCCAGACTGCGTTGACACCGTTCGCTTCTGCCGATCCGTCGCCGCAGTGCGCTGTAAATCCGGGCTGCTCAGCCGGGCACGCATTATTCCACCAGCTCGACGCCGCAACCTCGGGAGCTCTGACCGCAGCCCTGTCCGCATCAGAGGCTGTCACCGCGCTTCCGCCCGATACCGTCGGCACCATCGAGGAAGTGCTCCCGACTCTTCGTACCGGACTCGGCGAGATCGACTCGCTCGTAGCATCTCTCGACGGCCGCACACCGGAGTCGATCCGGTTCGATCTCGGGCGACTCCAAGACGGCATGTCTTCACTGGCAACTGGAATGGACCAGATAGCCAGTGGTCTCTCGCAGGCCAAAGAAGGGACCGACACCACGGTAGAGCTGACCGGGCAACTCTCCGACGGCCTCGGCGAGGCCGCCAACTATCTGGCGTCCATGAGCCAAGACACCACTACCGGACCCGGGTCGGGGTTCTATCTGCCCGCTAGCGCTTTACAGGACCAACGGTTCGTCACCGGAGCGAAGTTGCTGATGTCGCCGGACGGTCACGTCGCACGTATGTTGGTGATGCAGGAGGGAAACCCTTACAGTGCCGACAACATCGCTGCTGTCGGTGACATTTCGCAGGCTGCACGAAACTCGTTGCAGGGCAGTACTCTCGAGGACTCCGAAGTCGGCTCCACCGGCCTGACTTCGATCACGGCCGACATCATCGATCAAGCAGAACGCGATTTCCTGCTGATCGCGATCGTCGCAGCGGTCGCGGTCTTCGCCATTCTCGCCGGTTTGCTCCGCAGCCTTGTCGCACCCGCTCTGCTCGTGGCAACCGTGTTGCTGTCCTTCGCTTCGGCCGCCGGTATCAGCGTCCTACTGTGGCAGCACCTGATCGGTATCGGCCTGCACTGGTCGGTTCTACCGGTGTCGTTCATGTGCCTGGTCGCCGTCGGAGCCGACTACAGCATGCTGTTCGCGTCCCGGGTTCGCGATGCCAGCGCCGGCGGCACCACCAGTGGGATTTTGCGAACGTTCGGGACCACCGGCAGCGTGATCACCACTGCCGGAGTGGTATTCGCAGTCACCATGTTCGCCCTGATGTCAGGATCGGTGGTACTGCTGTTGCAGACCGGCTTCACCATCGGTGTTGGACTGCTGATCGACATCGCCGTGGTGCGCACCATCATCGTCCCCGCCGCACTGCACCTACTCGGAAACCGAATCTGGTGGCCCTCGGCACGAGCAGCGCAAAACCGGCACCTCCGAGCAGATCCCAGGCACCAGTGA
- a CDS encoding LysR substrate-binding domain-containing protein, whose amino-acid sequence MEITDLNFFLAVAESGGISRASTKLHTVQSNISTRIRSLEEELGVELFRRHARGVSLTNAGQAFLPFAERATALMREAAHVVGNEADPTGSLAIGSMETTAGLRLPDILASYTSECPHVDLTLRTGTSADLIDMVIEHHLDGAFVCGPVDHPELVAELAFVEELALVTTQRTADVREAFAEPQRILVLRSGCAYRARLEQIFADNDVAHPQILEFGSLEGILGCVAAGMGSTLLPVPVVASSPAASRLRMYHLPPDQARAETMFVRRVDASESPAMSNFRRLTQLADTPASLRSVGQ is encoded by the coding sequence ATGGAAATCACAGACCTGAACTTCTTTCTCGCCGTGGCAGAATCAGGTGGTATCTCTCGCGCCTCGACGAAGTTGCATACCGTTCAATCGAACATCAGTACTCGAATCCGCTCTCTCGAAGAAGAACTTGGCGTAGAGCTCTTTCGACGGCACGCGAGAGGGGTATCGCTGACCAACGCAGGCCAGGCATTCCTACCGTTCGCCGAACGGGCTACGGCACTGATGCGAGAAGCGGCGCACGTCGTCGGCAACGAAGCCGATCCGACCGGCTCACTGGCCATCGGATCGATGGAGACCACGGCGGGGTTGCGGCTGCCGGACATTCTGGCGTCGTACACCTCTGAGTGTCCGCATGTCGACCTCACGCTGCGAACCGGTACATCCGCCGATCTCATCGACATGGTGATCGAACATCACCTCGATGGCGCGTTCGTCTGCGGACCGGTGGATCACCCTGAGCTCGTCGCCGAACTTGCGTTTGTGGAGGAACTCGCACTCGTCACAACTCAACGGACGGCCGACGTCCGTGAAGCTTTCGCAGAACCGCAGAGAATCCTGGTACTGCGCAGCGGGTGTGCCTACCGCGCCCGACTCGAACAGATATTCGCCGACAACGACGTCGCGCACCCTCAGATCCTCGAATTCGGCAGCTTGGAGGGCATTCTCGGATGCGTCGCGGCGGGCATGGGCAGTACGCTGTTGCCGGTCCCCGTGGTCGCGTCCTCACCCGCCGCCTCTCGGCTGAGGATGTACCACCTCCCACCCGACCAGGCGCGCGCAGAAACGATGTTCGTTCGACGCGTCGATGCATCTGAATCGCCCGCGATGTCGAACTTCCGGCGTCTGACGCAACTGGCCGATACGCCTGCATCTCTGCGATCGGTTGGTCAGTAG
- a CDS encoding type II toxin-antitoxin system HipA family toxin: protein MNRHVDIYMPAHVLGRGRSDTGEDTLVGRAFFSTAPKGISTTFRYDTSYLANRGSFALDPALDLFEGGHATADGLPYCFTDCAPDRWGRNLISKRLRAADLEAGRTPRTVTDVDYLLGVTDLTRQGALRFTEPDAGPDGPYLAVDPGIPKLLELPRLMRAAERVEDSGVDEGLDAVKELLDAGTGSLGGARPKASVRDGARLVVAKFSSPRDDWDVIAWEKTALDLAERAGLRVPTRSLARVEGKSVLLLDRFDRTENGARIPYVSAMTLLTARDGASDQFDYIDLAETLAEHGSTTIDSDLVELWKRVLFSVVIHNTDDHLRNHGFIRGIGGWTLSPLFDVNPNPDIGAQRHVSIGTAHARDDELEGLRVAAPSFGLSRSDAERALSDMFDATQQWREVAASNGVTNKEMTLMADTFDGLRPPRRAV from the coding sequence GTGAACCGTCACGTCGACATCTATATGCCGGCGCACGTCCTCGGACGCGGTCGGTCGGACACGGGTGAAGACACGCTGGTGGGCCGGGCGTTCTTCTCCACAGCGCCCAAGGGCATCTCGACCACGTTCAGATACGACACGTCCTACCTGGCCAACAGGGGCTCGTTCGCGCTCGACCCAGCGTTGGACCTGTTCGAAGGCGGACACGCCACCGCTGACGGGCTCCCGTACTGCTTCACCGACTGCGCCCCGGACCGGTGGGGGCGCAACCTCATCAGCAAACGCTTGCGGGCTGCCGACCTCGAGGCAGGCCGAACCCCACGCACCGTCACGGACGTCGACTACCTCCTCGGCGTCACGGACCTGACCCGGCAGGGCGCACTGAGATTCACCGAGCCCGACGCGGGTCCCGATGGCCCATATCTCGCCGTCGACCCGGGCATCCCGAAGCTGCTCGAGCTTCCCCGCCTCATGCGTGCGGCCGAGCGGGTAGAAGACTCCGGCGTCGACGAAGGCCTCGACGCCGTCAAGGAACTACTGGACGCAGGCACAGGCTCACTCGGCGGCGCACGACCGAAAGCGTCAGTACGCGACGGCGCCCGCCTCGTAGTCGCCAAATTCAGTAGCCCCCGAGACGACTGGGACGTCATAGCCTGGGAGAAGACCGCACTCGACCTGGCCGAACGCGCAGGCCTTCGGGTACCGACCCGTTCTCTTGCCCGGGTCGAAGGAAAGTCGGTCCTTCTGCTCGACCGGTTCGACCGAACCGAGAACGGTGCGCGTATCCCGTACGTCTCAGCGATGACCCTGCTGACCGCGAGAGACGGGGCAAGCGACCAGTTCGACTACATCGACCTCGCCGAGACCCTCGCGGAACACGGCAGCACAACCATCGATTCCGACCTGGTCGAACTGTGGAAACGTGTCCTGTTCTCCGTCGTCATCCACAACACCGACGACCACCTGCGCAACCACGGTTTCATTCGCGGCATCGGCGGCTGGACTTTGTCCCCGCTGTTCGACGTCAACCCGAACCCCGACATCGGCGCCCAACGACACGTGAGCATCGGGACCGCTCACGCACGCGACGACGAGCTCGAGGGGTTGAGAGTCGCAGCGCCGTCGTTCGGCCTCAGCCGCTCAGACGCCGAACGCGCACTGTCCGACATGTTCGACGCCACACAGCAGTGGCGCGAGGTGGCGGCATCGAACGGCGTGACCAACAAGGAGATGACCTTGATGGCCGATACCTTCGACGGCCTTCGCCCACCCAGGAGAGCCGTCTGA